The following proteins come from a genomic window of Ilumatobacter coccineus YM16-304:
- a CDS encoding CSLREA domain-containing protein, translating to MGGGRVAQRARPTVARFVVALLASMSMASLAIVVVSEPFALAVGATFTVNSTSDASDSNPGNGVCSTGGASPVCTLRAAMVEANANPGHDTIEFDIPGSSSQVHTIQLASALPYITGDGVTIDGYTQPYSSPNTDPYASNADIRIEVRGVARQPSVGLDFRSSDNTIRGLALYDFHNSIRFWAGSASVTADRNLIVGNFIGTNAAGTFVASQSTTSGDGVHIQQGSAANRIGAPGNANRNVISGSSGRGVGVFNPASDDNIIENNIVGLNPSGTAALKNHTHGIDLNYGASSNIIRNNVISGNGGSGVEISHDALGHEAHGGAGDTELNVVAGNLIGTDPTGTIATSEHGNGEYGVGLEGRGLCATFCPPDSNDNEVVDNVIVGSEVGVKIWRGSHSNVVRDNHIGVLADGTTGSTAHTEWGVLIEVGSIDNLVEDNRIARVDTGIGVRPNSQNPGDGIYPVFGNTLRGNSIEFVGPGLGVDLSPDGTPTNFPNALLVQHGVSYGVITSATTDGVSVTACAGCTVELFETATAATAYGLGRRSLGTSTATGGTATFVFRDDVGDPYVVTDGEYVSALVTDPNGSTSEFSLRRSVTPGAIGPPSTTTTTTTTTTTTTSTTTTSVPPTTTTTSTVPPTTTTTTTTSTTTTTVAPTSTTTTTAPVVTSPAPTTSVPAAPPSTLDGLASVRHRPTKPERCSISAAC from the coding sequence ATGGGCGGAGGGAGAGTGGCACAGCGCGCTCGACCGACCGTTGCGCGCTTCGTCGTGGCGCTGCTGGCGTCGATGTCGATGGCCTCGCTCGCGATCGTCGTGGTGTCGGAACCCTTCGCACTCGCGGTGGGCGCCACCTTCACGGTGAACTCCACCTCCGACGCATCCGACTCCAACCCGGGCAACGGGGTGTGCAGCACCGGTGGCGCGTCCCCCGTGTGCACGTTGCGAGCCGCGATGGTCGAAGCGAACGCGAACCCCGGACACGACACCATCGAGTTCGACATCCCCGGCTCGTCCAGCCAGGTGCACACGATCCAGCTCGCATCGGCACTGCCGTACATCACCGGTGATGGCGTCACCATCGACGGCTACACGCAGCCGTACTCGTCGCCGAACACCGACCCGTACGCGTCCAACGCCGACATCCGCATCGAAGTACGAGGCGTCGCCCGCCAACCGAGTGTCGGCCTCGATTTCCGTTCGAGTGACAACACGATCCGCGGCCTCGCCCTCTACGACTTCCACAACTCGATTCGGTTCTGGGCCGGCTCGGCGAGTGTCACCGCCGACCGCAACCTCATCGTCGGCAACTTCATCGGCACCAACGCGGCGGGCACGTTCGTCGCCTCGCAGTCGACGACGTCGGGCGACGGAGTCCACATTCAGCAAGGGTCGGCCGCGAACCGGATCGGGGCGCCCGGCAACGCGAACCGCAACGTCATCTCCGGTTCGTCGGGACGTGGTGTCGGTGTGTTCAACCCGGCATCCGACGACAACATCATCGAGAACAACATCGTCGGGCTGAACCCGTCGGGCACCGCGGCGCTGAAGAACCACACGCACGGCATCGACTTGAACTACGGCGCGAGCAGCAACATCATCCGCAACAACGTCATCTCGGGCAACGGCGGTTCGGGTGTCGAGATCTCGCACGATGCGCTCGGTCACGAGGCACACGGTGGCGCTGGTGACACCGAACTGAACGTCGTCGCCGGCAATCTGATCGGCACCGATCCGACCGGCACGATCGCCACCTCGGAACACGGCAACGGCGAGTACGGGGTCGGCCTCGAAGGTCGCGGCCTGTGCGCCACGTTCTGCCCTCCCGACAGCAACGACAACGAGGTGGTCGACAACGTCATCGTCGGCAGCGAGGTCGGCGTCAAGATCTGGCGCGGCTCGCACTCGAACGTCGTGCGCGACAACCACATCGGCGTCCTCGCCGACGGCACGACCGGGTCGACGGCACACACGGAGTGGGGCGTGCTGATCGAAGTCGGTTCGATCGACAACCTCGTCGAAGACAACCGCATCGCTCGGGTCGACACGGGAATCGGCGTACGGCCGAACAGCCAGAATCCGGGCGACGGGATCTACCCCGTGTTCGGCAACACGCTGCGCGGGAACTCGATCGAGTTCGTCGGTCCCGGCCTCGGGGTCGACCTGTCTCCCGACGGGACGCCGACGAACTTCCCCAACGCGCTGCTCGTACAGCACGGTGTGAGCTACGGCGTGATCACCTCGGCCACGACCGACGGGGTGTCGGTCACCGCCTGCGCCGGATGCACCGTCGAACTCTTCGAGACGGCGACGGCGGCAACCGCGTACGGCCTCGGGCGGCGCTCGCTCGGCACGTCGACGGCCACCGGTGGCACGGCCACGTTCGTGTTCCGCGACGACGTCGGCGACCCGTACGTGGTGACCGACGGCGAGTACGTCAGCGCGCTCGTCACCGACCCGAACGGCAGCACCTCGGAGTTCTCACTGCGGCGATCGGTCACGCCCGGAGCCATCGGACCACCGAGCACGACGACGACCACCACCACGACGACCACCACCACGACGAGCACCACGACCACGAGCGTGCCGCCGACCACCACCACGACGAGCACCGTTCCGCCGACCACCACCACCACGACGACCACCAGCACGACGACGACCACCGTGGCGCCGACCAGCACGACCACGACGACGGCACCGGTGGTCACGAGTCCGGCCCCGACGACGAGTGTCCCGGCGGCGCCACCGTCGACGCTCGACGGTCTCGCATCGGTGCGGCATCGACCGACGAAGCCCGAGCGATGCTCGATCAGCGCGGCGTGCTGA
- a CDS encoding CSLREA domain-containing protein, translating into MVAERVASPRRSASGRRGGAARARAALVAGLVFASVGVAAHTNPTIEAAGIVFVVDSTADDVDAAPGDGICDTGTGGATPVCTLRAALDEADARPGHDTIEFAIPGPGPHRLDPASMYPRIDDPAGVTIDGYSQPGASPNTLATGTDAVLMIEIRGRGPDAIDGFDIRSANNVITGVSMFDFVRHIRIFGSAAHDNRVVGNFLGTDASATFGQVARQTNANAVHIERGASANRIGMPGAANRNLFAGNADKGVAMFDSGTQFNLVQNNLFGLTPDGSARLTNWGHGIDINFNASYNVVGGWNPGEGNVVAGSELSGIEISHNVGTGVTTGNQVVNNLIGTVPDGSAAPIYAGNREFGINFEGKPRCADSCPVDISGNLAAGNVVVGSNADVMFWKGANDNLVVDNIIGVLADGSPAESSAATTWGVLIQAGAFDNRVERNTIAGVPRGVMIKPDNDFPSECLASDVVCPEDASFPTYGNTLSRNSIRDIGPGLGIDLSAGGFSSGPDDPPTADVQGGIAIPVVTEVTTDALTATTCAGCTVEVFVTPTPACTGCFEAYGRGERWVADGTADAAGDVTVTFRSDPVDAYVVLAGSQVAIHTTDAAGNTSEHSLRHTVTAGLIAPPASPTTTISPGSSTSMVSLPPTTMAPTTTTTTLVSASMFMIRGPASADVRAVRCTLDGTC; encoded by the coding sequence ATGGTTGCGGAGCGGGTGGCGTCCCCGAGACGTTCGGCGTCTGGCCGACGGGGAGGAGCGGCACGAGCGCGCGCTGCGCTCGTCGCCGGACTCGTGTTCGCGAGCGTCGGAGTCGCCGCCCACACCAACCCGACGATCGAAGCTGCCGGGATCGTCTTCGTCGTCGACTCGACCGCCGATGACGTCGACGCGGCGCCAGGCGATGGCATCTGTGACACCGGAACCGGTGGGGCGACGCCGGTGTGCACCTTGCGTGCGGCGCTCGACGAGGCCGACGCCCGGCCCGGGCACGACACGATCGAGTTCGCGATCCCCGGGCCTGGCCCGCACCGTCTCGACCCGGCGTCGATGTATCCGCGCATCGACGACCCGGCAGGGGTGACCATCGACGGGTACAGCCAGCCGGGCGCATCGCCCAACACGCTTGCCACGGGCACCGACGCCGTGCTCATGATCGAGATACGCGGCCGAGGGCCCGATGCGATCGACGGGTTCGACATCCGATCGGCGAACAACGTCATCACCGGCGTCTCGATGTTCGACTTCGTCCGCCACATCCGCATTTTCGGTTCGGCGGCGCACGACAACCGGGTCGTCGGCAACTTCCTCGGCACCGACGCGTCGGCGACGTTCGGTCAGGTCGCCCGCCAGACCAACGCCAACGCCGTGCACATCGAGCGCGGCGCCTCGGCGAACCGCATCGGGATGCCCGGCGCTGCCAACCGCAACCTGTTCGCCGGCAACGCCGACAAGGGCGTCGCCATGTTCGACTCGGGTACGCAGTTCAACCTCGTGCAGAACAACCTCTTCGGGCTCACCCCCGACGGATCGGCTCGCCTGACCAACTGGGGTCACGGCATCGACATCAACTTCAACGCCAGCTACAACGTGGTCGGCGGCTGGAACCCCGGCGAAGGCAACGTGGTCGCCGGCAGCGAACTCTCCGGCATCGAGATCTCGCACAACGTGGGCACCGGGGTCACGACCGGCAACCAGGTCGTCAACAACCTGATCGGCACCGTGCCCGACGGTTCGGCGGCACCGATCTATGCCGGCAACCGCGAGTTCGGGATCAACTTCGAAGGCAAGCCGCGCTGTGCCGATTCGTGCCCGGTCGACATCTCGGGCAACCTCGCTGCCGGCAATGTCGTCGTCGGCTCGAACGCCGACGTCATGTTCTGGAAGGGTGCGAACGACAACCTCGTCGTCGACAACATCATCGGTGTCCTCGCCGACGGGTCGCCTGCCGAGTCGTCGGCCGCCACCACGTGGGGCGTGCTGATCCAGGCCGGAGCGTTCGACAATCGGGTCGAACGCAACACGATCGCCGGCGTGCCGCGCGGCGTCATGATCAAACCCGACAACGACTTCCCGAGCGAGTGTCTCGCGAGCGACGTCGTGTGCCCCGAGGACGCGAGCTTCCCCACGTACGGCAACACACTCAGCCGCAACTCGATCCGCGACATCGGACCGGGCCTCGGCATCGACCTCAGCGCCGGCGGTTTCAGCTCGGGTCCCGACGATCCGCCCACTGCCGACGTGCAGGGCGGCATCGCGATCCCGGTGGTCACCGAGGTGACGACCGACGCACTCACGGCCACGACGTGTGCCGGGTGCACGGTCGAGGTGTTCGTCACGCCGACGCCGGCGTGCACCGGCTGTTTCGAGGCATACGGTCGAGGCGAGCGGTGGGTCGCCGACGGAACCGCCGATGCTGCCGGCGACGTGACCGTCACGTTCCGGTCCGACCCCGTCGACGCGTACGTGGTCCTCGCCGGATCGCAGGTCGCCATCCACACGACCGATGCCGCCGGCAACACCTCCGAACACTCGCTGCGCCACACCGTGACCGCCGGGCTGATCGCCCCACCGGCCAGCCCGACCACGACCATCTCGCCGGGCTCGTCGACGTCGATGGTGTCGCTGCCGCCGACCACCATGGCCCCGACCACGACCACCACCACCCTCGTGTCGGCGTCGATGTTCATGATTCGTGGACCTGCCTCGGCCGACGTACGGGCGGTGCGCTGCACGCTCGACGGTACGTGCTGA
- a CDS encoding acyl-CoA dehydrogenase family protein, producing MDFDLPPDDHPARLAVREWIAANPNPTGRTIADAGYVVPHWPEPWGLAAGPIEQLVIDDELSKAGISRPSNAIGIGWAAPTILLAGTPEQHARYLPKIFSGEEIWCQLFSEPDAGSDLANLATRAVRDGDEYVINGSKIWSSGAHHSQFGILIARTDPDQPKHKGISYFIMPMDAEGLAMSPIVDMTTAHSFNQVFFDNVRIPAENLVGDEGDGWRLAKVTLSNERVSLSSAGSMWGVGPSAEHLLGLIRDGGGIDDPVLRDEAASVYIEAELLRLNRFRSLSATLQGKTPGPEASIQKIMADDHGQRVLALAKAVAGATGMLTGSGPAGVVPSSMQGAPTENNFSASDSPFPDVDPIWHYGFLFSPALTLGGGTFAVQRNIVAEHVLGLPREPNVERGLSWSEARKLAV from the coding sequence ATGGATTTCGACCTGCCACCCGACGATCATCCCGCCCGACTCGCCGTCCGCGAGTGGATCGCAGCGAACCCGAACCCGACGGGTCGCACGATCGCCGACGCCGGCTACGTCGTGCCGCACTGGCCCGAACCGTGGGGGCTCGCTGCCGGGCCGATCGAGCAACTCGTCATCGACGACGAACTCTCGAAGGCCGGAATCTCGCGGCCGAGCAACGCCATCGGCATCGGGTGGGCCGCCCCGACGATCCTGCTCGCCGGTACGCCCGAGCAGCACGCTCGCTACCTCCCGAAGATCTTCAGCGGTGAAGAGATCTGGTGCCAACTGTTCTCCGAACCCGATGCCGGCTCCGACCTGGCAAACCTGGCCACACGGGCGGTTCGTGACGGCGACGAGTACGTGATCAACGGGTCGAAGATCTGGTCGAGCGGCGCTCACCACTCGCAGTTCGGCATCTTGATCGCGCGCACCGATCCCGATCAGCCGAAGCACAAGGGCATCTCGTACTTCATCATGCCGATGGATGCCGAGGGGCTCGCGATGAGCCCGATCGTCGACATGACGACGGCGCACTCGTTCAACCAGGTGTTCTTCGACAACGTCCGCATCCCTGCCGAGAACCTGGTCGGTGACGAGGGAGACGGTTGGCGACTCGCGAAGGTGACGCTCTCGAACGAGCGCGTGTCGTTGTCGTCGGCCGGATCGATGTGGGGCGTGGGCCCCTCGGCCGAGCATCTGCTCGGTCTCATCCGAGACGGCGGCGGCATCGACGACCCGGTGCTCCGCGACGAAGCGGCCTCGGTGTACATCGAGGCCGAGTTGCTGCGGCTCAACAGGTTCCGCAGCCTCAGCGCCACGCTCCAGGGCAAGACCCCGGGGCCCGAAGCCTCGATCCAGAAGATCATGGCCGACGATCACGGCCAACGTGTGCTCGCCTTGGCGAAAGCGGTCGCCGGAGCCACCGGCATGCTCACCGGTTCGGGTCCCGCCGGTGTGGTGCCGTCGTCGATGCAGGGTGCGCCGACCGAGAACAACTTCTCGGCGAGCGATTCTCCGTTCCCCGACGTCGATCCGATCTGGCACTACGGCTTCCTGTTCTCGCCGGCGCTGACCCTCGGTGGCGGCACGTTCGCCGTGCAACGCAACATCGTCGCCGAGCACGTGCTCGGCCTGCCTCGAGAGCCGAACGTCGAGCGCGGCTTGAGTTGGTCGGAGGCGCGTAAGTTGGCGGTCTGA
- a CDS encoding 2Fe-2S iron-sulfur cluster-binding protein, giving the protein MTTDWSSLDPALADTTVSVTIDGASVTVPAGDTILDACTAHGVDTPTICYAENLTPVNACRVCVVEVEGNRTLVPACSRPAEDGMEIQTDSERVRHSRKMVLEFLGTTNDLSEAPAINAMSERYDADITRYATDHARFDQDVKIDDDLYIRDYDKCVLCYKCVDACGEEAQFTFAIAMSGRGFDNRISTEFDVTLPDSACVYCGNCIGVCPTNALQFKTEFDLRRAGEWREDEQTVTRTVCSYCGVGCNLELHVQDNEIVKVTSPADHSVTHGHLCVKGRFGWKYVSAT; this is encoded by the coding sequence ATGACCACCGACTGGAGCAGCCTCGACCCCGCGCTCGCCGACACCACGGTGAGCGTCACCATCGACGGCGCCAGCGTCACCGTGCCGGCTGGTGACACGATCCTCGACGCGTGCACGGCGCACGGCGTCGACACCCCGACGATCTGTTACGCCGAGAACCTCACGCCGGTCAACGCCTGCCGGGTGTGCGTGGTCGAGGTCGAAGGGAACCGGACCCTCGTTCCCGCGTGTTCGCGACCGGCCGAAGACGGCATGGAGATCCAGACCGACTCCGAACGGGTCCGGCACTCGCGCAAGATGGTGCTCGAGTTCCTCGGCACGACCAACGATCTCAGTGAAGCGCCCGCCATCAACGCGATGTCGGAGCGCTACGACGCCGACATCACGCGCTATGCGACCGATCACGCTCGATTCGACCAGGACGTCAAGATCGACGACGACCTCTACATCCGTGACTACGACAAGTGCGTGCTCTGCTACAAGTGCGTCGACGCGTGCGGCGAGGAAGCGCAGTTCACGTTCGCCATCGCCATGTCGGGGCGCGGGTTCGACAACCGGATCTCGACGGAGTTCGACGTGACGCTGCCCGACTCGGCGTGCGTCTACTGCGGCAACTGCATCGGGGTGTGCCCCACCAACGCGCTGCAGTTCAAGACCGAGTTCGATCTCCGACGCGCGGGGGAGTGGCGAGAAGACGAACAGACCGTGACCCGCACCGTGTGCTCGTACTGCGGGGTCGGTTGCAACCTCGAACTGCACGTCCAAGACAACGAGATCGTCAAGGTCACCAGCCCGGCCGATCACTCGGTCACCCACGGACATCTGTGCGTGAAGGGTCGCTTCGGCTGGAAGTACGTATCGGCGACCTGA
- a CDS encoding NAD(P)H-dependent oxidoreductase subunit E, whose translation MADLKLTVDHSTDAERGAVDAVLTADDHAVVRVTERLVRGGMARRKARRHLLLPGLHALQAEVGWISPGGLNYLCDVLQVPPAEGYGVATFYDMFRTDDPGHTDSVHHVCIDTACHIAGAEQFAQQLEAEGKQVHRGPCLGQCERAPARFVQGRGEPDHVPADTSGQPAAPHRASVRRLLKRVGVVDPTSLASYREHGGYAALARAIDIGPDAMIDEIRAAGLTGRGGAAFPTAIKWRGVADEHGRSKHVIANADESEPGTFKDRVVMENDPFSVIEGLTLAGLTVGAEHGWIYIRGEYPLATRRLRHAIDEARSAGLLGGDVLGSGQAFDIELRRGAGAYICGEETALIESIEGFRGEPRNKPPFPSTHGLFGEPTAVNNPETLLSAMYIAEHGPDTFRLEGTEKSPGTRLFCLSGHVAAPGVYEVAMGTTLGDLIELAGGATGTTRAILMGGAAGTFVGADQLDMPLTHEDTRERGTTLGSGVVTLFDDSVDFMSLVLRIAEFFRGESCGQCVPCRVGVVRQHEVLVELRDSGAALRPERHELVDDIARAMADASICGLGHTAAGAVQSAIRLGLIGGTP comes from the coding sequence ATGGCCGACCTCAAGCTCACGGTCGACCATTCGACCGACGCAGAGCGAGGGGCGGTCGATGCGGTGCTCACCGCCGACGATCACGCGGTGGTTCGGGTGACCGAACGCCTGGTACGAGGCGGCATGGCGCGTCGCAAGGCTCGGCGACACCTTCTGCTGCCAGGCCTGCACGCGCTCCAAGCCGAAGTCGGCTGGATCAGCCCGGGAGGTCTGAACTACCTGTGTGACGTGCTGCAGGTGCCTCCCGCCGAGGGGTACGGCGTCGCCACGTTCTACGACATGTTTCGCACCGACGACCCGGGCCACACCGACTCGGTGCATCACGTGTGCATCGACACGGCGTGTCACATCGCCGGCGCCGAGCAGTTCGCACAGCAGCTCGAGGCCGAGGGCAAGCAGGTGCACCGGGGCCCCTGTCTGGGACAGTGCGAGCGAGCACCGGCCCGGTTCGTGCAGGGCCGAGGCGAACCCGATCACGTGCCGGCCGACACCAGCGGCCAGCCCGCCGCGCCACACCGCGCGAGCGTCCGACGTCTGCTGAAGCGGGTCGGTGTGGTCGACCCGACGTCGTTGGCGTCGTACCGCGAACACGGCGGCTACGCGGCCCTCGCCCGCGCGATCGACATCGGTCCCGACGCGATGATCGACGAGATCCGCGCCGCCGGACTCACCGGTCGCGGCGGCGCGGCGTTCCCCACGGCGATCAAGTGGCGCGGCGTCGCCGACGAGCACGGCCGCTCGAAGCACGTCATCGCGAACGCCGACGAGTCGGAGCCCGGAACGTTCAAGGACCGTGTGGTGATGGAGAACGACCCGTTCTCGGTCATCGAAGGGCTCACGCTGGCCGGGCTCACCGTCGGGGCCGAGCACGGTTGGATCTACATCCGTGGCGAGTACCCGTTGGCGACCCGACGCCTGCGCCACGCGATCGACGAGGCCAGGTCTGCCGGGCTGCTCGGTGGCGACGTGCTCGGAAGCGGTCAGGCGTTCGACATCGAACTGCGGCGCGGGGCAGGCGCGTACATCTGCGGCGAGGAGACGGCCCTGATCGAGTCGATCGAAGGGTTCCGTGGCGAGCCGCGCAACAAGCCACCCTTCCCGTCGACGCACGGACTGTTCGGCGAACCGACCGCCGTCAACAACCCCGAGACCCTCCTCAGTGCGATGTACATCGCCGAGCACGGACCCGACACGTTCCGGCTCGAGGGGACCGAGAAGTCGCCGGGCACCCGACTGTTCTGTCTGTCCGGCCACGTCGCCGCCCCGGGCGTGTACGAAGTCGCGATGGGCACCACGCTGGGCGACCTGATCGAACTCGCCGGCGGTGCCACCGGAACCACCCGCGCGATCTTGATGGGTGGTGCTGCGGGGACCTTCGTCGGCGCTGATCAACTCGACATGCCGCTCACCCACGAAGACACACGCGAGCGCGGCACCACGCTCGGTTCGGGCGTGGTGACGCTGTTCGACGACTCGGTCGACTTCATGTCGCTCGTGCTCCGCATCGCCGAGTTCTTCCGCGGTGAGTCGTGCGGTCAATGCGTGCCCTGTCGGGTCGGTGTCGTCCGACAGCACGAGGTGCTCGTCGAACTCCGCGATTCGGGTGCGGCGCTGCGTCCCGAGCGACACGAACTCGTCGACGACATCGCCCGAGCCATGGCCGATGCCTCGATCTGCGGGCTCGGTCACACCGCGGCCGGCGCGGTGCAGTCGGCGATCCGCCTCGGCCTCATCGGAGGAACACCATGA
- a CDS encoding formate dehydrogenase H subunit alpha, selenocysteine-containing yields MGREVPPTKLTPMPKGSKVPHHEKMSRPGLPRLTTPMVRDGGELRPATWDEALDRAAAGLGAARTRIADGTNPNAFGMFSCSKATNEVNYLAQKFSRMVMGSNNIDSCNRTUHAPSVVGLATVFGAGGGTVSYEEIEEADVIVLWGSNAREAHPIFFHHLLTGVKNGASMYCVDPRRTSSSKFADLWLGLDVGTDIALANGIAREIIHAGLTNEEFIAHSTQGYEEFAASVEPYTLDVAAEITGVPADAIRELAHAYATGDKSQILWTLGITEHHNAVDNVLSLCNLALLTGHVGRWGSGLVPLRGQNNVQGGGDMGALPDKLPGFQSVDDDAERAKFEAVYGTSLNPTPGLHLTLMFEAMERGEMTAAYVVGENPADSEADIQHARKLLGGLDCLVVQDIFMTRTAELADVVFPASVAWAESDGTVTSSERRVQRVRGAVVPPGEARHDVDIMVALADRLGVDLGTSEPEALWDELRSLSPLHAGMSYDRLESEGGLQWPCPTDDHPGSPFLHGWLWEHDLGGREPAPFSVVEHEGPKEQLTAEFPLRLTTGRSLDSYNTGVQSGGFTSPIRYGEALDLNPADAAAAGVVDGEVVKVSSPRGAIEMAIRIQPDIPEGLTFTTFHFPELVDVNVLTNDAWDRRSGTSEFKAASIRIDKLPAEGVR; encoded by the coding sequence ATGGGTCGAGAGGTCCCCCCGACTAAATTGACCCCCATGCCGAAGGGTTCGAAGGTGCCGCACCACGAGAAGATGAGTCGGCCGGGTCTCCCCCGTCTGACCACACCGATGGTCCGCGACGGCGGTGAACTCCGACCCGCGACTTGGGACGAAGCGCTCGACCGTGCGGCAGCGGGCCTCGGCGCGGCGCGCACCCGGATCGCCGACGGCACCAATCCGAATGCGTTCGGCATGTTCTCGTGCTCGAAGGCCACCAACGAGGTGAACTACCTCGCGCAGAAGTTCTCCCGCATGGTGATGGGGTCGAACAACATCGACTCCTGCAACCGGACTTGACACGCTCCCAGCGTCGTCGGTCTGGCGACAGTGTTCGGAGCAGGCGGGGGAACCGTCTCGTATGAGGAGATCGAGGAGGCCGACGTGATCGTCCTCTGGGGATCGAACGCGCGCGAGGCGCATCCGATCTTCTTCCACCATCTCCTCACAGGAGTCAAGAATGGCGCCTCGATGTACTGCGTCGACCCGCGCCGCACCTCGTCGTCGAAGTTCGCCGACCTGTGGCTCGGCCTCGACGTGGGTACCGACATCGCCCTCGCCAACGGCATCGCCCGCGAGATCATCCACGCCGGGTTGACGAACGAGGAGTTCATCGCGCACTCGACGCAGGGCTACGAGGAGTTCGCCGCATCGGTCGAGCCGTACACGCTCGACGTCGCTGCCGAGATCACCGGCGTGCCGGCCGACGCGATCCGCGAGCTGGCGCACGCCTACGCCACCGGCGACAAGTCGCAGATTCTCTGGACGCTCGGCATCACCGAGCATCACAACGCCGTCGACAACGTGTTGTCGCTGTGCAACCTGGCGTTGCTCACCGGCCACGTCGGACGGTGGGGATCGGGCCTCGTTCCGCTCCGCGGGCAGAACAACGTGCAGGGCGGCGGCGACATGGGCGCGCTGCCCGACAAGTTGCCGGGCTTCCAGAGCGTCGACGACGACGCCGAACGCGCCAAGTTCGAGGCGGTCTACGGCACGTCGCTCAACCCGACACCGGGTCTCCACCTGACGCTGATGTTCGAAGCGATGGAGCGCGGCGAGATGACCGCGGCGTACGTGGTCGGCGAGAACCCCGCCGATTCCGAAGCCGACATCCAGCACGCTCGGAAACTGCTCGGCGGCCTCGACTGCCTCGTGGTGCAAGACATCTTCATGACCCGCACCGCCGAACTCGCCGACGTCGTGTTCCCGGCCTCGGTCGCGTGGGCGGAGTCCGACGGAACGGTCACGTCGTCGGAGCGGCGGGTCCAGCGGGTGCGCGGCGCCGTCGTTCCTCCGGGTGAGGCGCGCCACGACGTCGACATCATGGTGGCGCTCGCCGATCGGCTCGGCGTCGACCTCGGCACGAGCGAGCCCGAAGCGCTCTGGGACGAGCTCCGTTCGCTGTCGCCATTGCACGCCGGCATGTCGTACGACCGACTCGAGTCCGAAGGCGGCTTGCAGTGGCCCTGCCCGACCGATGATCACCCGGGCTCGCCGTTCCTCCACGGATGGTTGTGGGAGCACGACCTCGGCGGACGCGAGCCGGCTCCGTTCTCGGTCGTCGAGCACGAAGGCCCGAAAGAGCAGTTGACCGCCGAGTTTCCACTCCGCCTCACCACGGGTCGTTCGCTCGACTCGTACAACACCGGGGTGCAGTCGGGCGGCTTCACGTCACCGATCCGGTACGGCGAGGCGCTGGACCTCAACCCGGCCGATGCGGCGGCCGCCGGCGTCGTCGACGGTGAAGTCGTCAAGGTGTCGTCGCCACGCGGCGCGATCGAGATGGCGATCCGGATCCAGCCCGACATTCCCGAAGGGCTCACCTTCACGACGTTCCACTTTCCCGAACTCGTCGACGTCAACGTGTTGACCAACGACGCATGGGACCGGCGCTCGGGCACGTCGGAGTTCAAGGCGGCCTCGATCCGCATCGACAAACTGCCCGCCGAAGGAGTGCGTTGA